In Alkalihalobacillus sp. TS-13, the following are encoded in one genomic region:
- a CDS encoding carbohydrate ABC transporter permease: MAIRTITRPLLYLLLIAFSLFYLMPVYVMLVTSLKPLDEITLAQMWQLPSSIDFSSYSEAFSKLAPNLMNSFYLVIPATIISALLGALNGYVLSKWQFKGSNTLFTAILFGMFIPYQSILIPLIQFLREIGLYNSIAGLVFVHVVYGLPITTLMFRNFYASIPVSMIESAKIDGAGFLRIFTHIMMPLSITGFVVVGIWQFTNIWNEFLFAVTITTSDQQPVMVALQNLSGSQIVQWNVQMAGALLAALPTLLVYILLGKFFVKGLLAGSVKG, encoded by the coding sequence ATGGCGATTCGTACAATTACACGGCCCCTTTTGTACCTGCTATTGATCGCATTCAGTCTATTTTATTTGATGCCGGTATATGTCATGCTGGTCACAAGCTTGAAGCCACTTGATGAAATTACATTGGCGCAAATGTGGCAGCTGCCGTCTTCGATTGACTTCAGCAGTTATTCGGAGGCCTTTTCAAAGCTCGCCCCTAATCTGATGAATAGTTTCTATCTCGTCATTCCAGCGACGATCATTTCAGCTTTGCTAGGTGCTTTGAATGGCTATGTTCTTTCGAAATGGCAGTTCAAAGGATCGAATACACTTTTTACAGCGATTTTATTCGGTATGTTCATTCCTTATCAAAGTATTCTGATTCCGCTTATTCAATTTTTGAGAGAGATCGGTCTCTATAACTCGATTGCAGGACTGGTTTTTGTCCATGTCGTTTATGGACTTCCGATTACCACCTTAATGTTCCGGAACTTTTATGCAAGCATCCCGGTTTCGATGATCGAATCGGCTAAAATTGATGGAGCTGGATTCCTGAGGATCTTCACCCACATCATGATGCCGCTGTCGATCACAGGCTTTGTAGTAGTAGGAATATGGCAGTTTACGAACATCTGGAACGAGTTCCTATTCGCCGTAACCATCACGACTTCTGATCAACAGCCCGTAATGGTTGCCTTGCAGAACCTTTCAGGAAGCCAGATCGTCCAGTGGAATGTACAAATGGCAGGTGCTTTGCTTGCAGCTTTGCCAACACTGCTCGTATATATCCTGCTCGGAAAATTCTTCGTAAAAGGATTGCTCGCGGGCTCAGTAAAAGGATAA
- a CDS encoding carbohydrate ABC transporter permease, whose protein sequence is MDPVRSSVKHTPSELKVATKRKKKVLTKDHLLAIGFLTPSLILIAVFVYGFIGWTGYVSLSNWNSLVPDFSFAGLQNYIYLFQDFRFQADLRNTLFFTILFILSVIIIGIVLAILLDQKIRQESLFRNIFFFPMALSFVVTGVVWQWLLNPSTGVNLFLSKIGLDSKWYTDTTIIPGVSWGKIEFGIPVAIIAIVIAAVWQMTGFSVAMYLAGLRGIPEEVREAARIDGASEFQVYWKVILPLLRPITISVVIIMAHISLKIFDLIYAMTGSGANYVTDVPGVYMYETTFRGNYYANGAAIAIIMLLSVAIFIVPYLISSRKGES, encoded by the coding sequence ATGGATCCGGTTCGATCATCAGTGAAACACACACCATCAGAATTGAAAGTGGCAACAAAAAGAAAGAAAAAAGTCCTGACGAAAGATCATCTACTGGCAATCGGGTTTCTCACACCGTCCCTGATCTTGATCGCGGTTTTCGTTTATGGGTTCATCGGATGGACAGGTTATGTATCTTTAAGTAATTGGAATAGTCTCGTTCCTGATTTTTCCTTTGCTGGCCTTCAAAACTATATCTATCTGTTCCAGGACTTTCGATTCCAGGCAGATTTAAGGAATACGTTGTTTTTTACGATTCTGTTCATTTTGTCGGTCATCATCATCGGTATCGTCCTTGCGATTTTGCTGGATCAAAAAATCAGACAAGAATCTTTATTCCGGAACATTTTCTTTTTTCCGATGGCATTGTCCTTTGTCGTTACGGGTGTCGTATGGCAATGGCTTTTGAATCCATCAACTGGTGTGAACCTGTTTTTGAGTAAAATCGGTCTAGATTCCAAGTGGTACACCGATACGACCATTATTCCAGGGGTATCATGGGGGAAAATCGAATTCGGTATTCCAGTTGCAATCATTGCAATTGTGATCGCAGCTGTCTGGCAAATGACAGGATTTTCAGTGGCGATGTATCTTGCTGGTTTGCGAGGGATTCCGGAAGAAGTGAGAGAGGCAGCACGTATCGACGGTGCATCAGAATTCCAGGTCTATTGGAAAGTCATATTACCGTTACTTCGTCCAATCACGATCAGTGTCGTAATTATCATGGCTCATATCTCACTGAAGATTTTCGACCTGATTTATGCGATGACCGGTTCGGGAGCAAATTATGTAACCGACGTGCCAGGCGTTTATATGTATGAAACAACGTTCAGAGGAAATTATTACGCGAACGGGGCAGCAATCGCAATCATCATGTTATTGTCCGTTGCGATCTTTATCGTTCCGTATTTGATCTCAAGCAGAAAGGGTGAGTCTTGA
- a CDS encoding ABC transporter substrate-binding protein: MKAKKLKFIFLLLVLAMVLAACNSDSSSEDGNSDKDAKLDIFSWWTGAGEEDGLNALIDLFKEKHPDVEVENAAVAGGAGTNAKAVLASRMQGDDPPATFQVHGGAELNEGWVAAGKMEPLNDLYEEEGWDDKFPQDLIDMVSKDGNIYSVPVNIHRGNVLWYNTKVFEENGIEVPTTFDEWFAAADKLKEAGVTPLALGDKEPWTATQVFETTLLGTLGTEDYNKLFTGELSFTDAKVKEAAETFKKMLSYINEDHSSRNWQDASQLVAEGEAAMNVMGDWAKGYFVNDLNLKVKEDFGWTETPETDGEFMVITDTFGLPKGVSNPDDVKKFLSVLGSVEGQDVFNPLKGSIPARTDADVSKYDAYGQETIEEFNQASLVPSLAHGSAAPEGFLTKVNQAVNIFVTQQDVDQFIDSLDQASSELK, translated from the coding sequence ATGAAAGCGAAAAAACTGAAATTCATATTCTTATTGCTTGTCCTTGCGATGGTTTTAGCAGCATGTAATTCAGATTCCAGTTCAGAAGATGGAAACAGCGACAAGGATGCTAAACTTGATATCTTCAGCTGGTGGACTGGAGCCGGTGAAGAAGATGGCTTGAACGCGTTAATCGACCTTTTCAAAGAGAAACATCCTGATGTAGAAGTGGAAAATGCAGCGGTAGCAGGTGGAGCTGGTACAAATGCAAAAGCAGTGCTTGCGAGCCGTATGCAAGGGGATGATCCTCCAGCAACTTTCCAGGTCCATGGGGGAGCAGAACTGAATGAAGGTTGGGTAGCTGCTGGAAAAATGGAACCGCTGAATGACCTTTATGAAGAAGAGGGCTGGGACGATAAGTTTCCTCAGGATTTGATCGATATGGTAAGTAAAGATGGAAATATCTACTCTGTTCCAGTAAATATCCACCGTGGAAATGTCCTCTGGTATAACACGAAAGTTTTTGAGGAAAATGGCATCGAGGTTCCGACGACATTCGATGAATGGTTTGCAGCTGCTGACAAGTTGAAAGAAGCAGGTGTGACACCACTAGCGCTTGGTGACAAAGAACCGTGGACAGCTACACAGGTTTTTGAAACGACTTTATTAGGTACGCTGGGAACAGAAGATTATAACAAATTATTCACTGGTGAGCTTTCTTTTACAGATGCAAAAGTTAAAGAAGCTGCGGAAACATTCAAAAAGATGCTTTCTTATATCAACGAGGACCATAGCTCACGTAACTGGCAGGATGCCTCCCAATTGGTTGCAGAAGGTGAAGCAGCAATGAATGTAATGGGTGACTGGGCAAAAGGCTACTTCGTCAACGACTTGAACCTAAAAGTGAAAGAAGACTTCGGATGGACTGAAACACCAGAAACAGACGGTGAATTCATGGTCATCACGGATACATTCGGACTTCCAAAAGGCGTTTCGAATCCTGATGATGTGAAAAAATTCTTGTCTGTACTCGGTTCTGTTGAAGGTCAGGATGTTTTCAATCCGTTGAAAGGATCGATTCCTGCCCGTACGGATGCGGATGTATCCAAGTATGATGCATACGGACAAGAAACAATCGAAGAATTCAATCAAGCTTCTCTAGTACCAAGTCTTGCTCACGGATCTGCTGCTCCTGAAGGTTTCTTGACCAAAGTGAACCAAGCCGTAAACATTTTTGTTACACAACAAGATGTTGATCAGTTCATTGATTCGCTTGATCAAGCTTCAAGTGAATTGAAGTAA